In Streptomyces liangshanensis, the DNA window GGAAGTCGGCGAGCTGGTCGCGGTCCATGTCAGTGGGCGGTCGCGGCCGCCGGGAAGCCGACGCCGGCCAGTCGCTCGGCCTCGGCCCAGATCCGGGCCGCCGCCTCGTGGTCGCCGGCGCTGCGGTAGAGGGGCTCCTCGGCCGGGCCGCCGGTGAGGTGCGCGAACCCGTCGGGGCCGTAGAAGGCGCCGCCCCGGGCGTCGGGGCTGGTCGCGGCGTACAGCGGGGGCAGCGCCCCGCGGTCGGGCCACTGCACCAGGAACGGCACGAAGCGGGGGGCCGCCCGGAAACTCCTCGTGCGCAGGTTGATCCTGTCGGTGCCCATGTTCCACCCCGAGGCCTGGAGGTTGGTCGCCGTCAGCCCCGGGTGGGCCGTGTTGGACACGATGCCCCAGCCCGCCGCGCGGCTGCGCCGGTCCAGCTCCAGCGCGAACAGCATCTGCGCGAGCTTGGACTGCGCGTAGGCCTTCATCGGCGCGTACGAGTCCTGGTACTGGAGGTCGTCCCACCGGAAGGACCCGGCGCGGGCCGCGAGCGCGGACATGGACGTCACCCGGGCGGAGGCCTCGCGCAGCAGCGGAAGGATACGGGCGGTCAGCGCGAAGTGCCCGAGGAAGTTCGTCCCGAACTGGAGCTCGAACCCGTCCTGGGTCTCGTGCCGCGTCGGCGGGGTCATCACGGCCGCGTTGTTGAGGAGGAGGTGGATCGGGCGTCCCTGGGCGAGCAGCCGGTCACCCAGCGCGCCCACCGACTCCAGAGACGCGAGATCGAGGTCGGCGAGGGAGACCGCGGCGCCCGGCGCGGCCTCGCGGATGCGGTCCACGGCGGCGGCGCCCTTGCGCCGGTTGCGTACCGGCAGCACCAGCTCGGCCCCCGCCGAGGCCAGCCGGACGGCGATCTCCAGGCCCAGTCCGTCGCTGGCGCCCGTGACGACCGCCAGCTTCCCGGCCTGATCGGGAATCTCGTACGTGGTTCTGGCCATGTCGATCGGCTCCTTCGCACTACCCGCGCGCACTACCCGCACGGCCGGCTTGCACTACCCGCGAGGACGGATGTCTCTTCGCTCTCTTCCTCCACCCTGCCGGAACGCCGTGACCGGAAACAGGGACACCTTGTCCCTGGATACCAACATCCCCCATGGGGCCAGAACCACAACCGCTCGGGGATCCGCCGCGCGCCGACCCCCGCGTCGAGGGCACCGCCGGGACAGGATATAGTTGCGTGATACACGCAACAGGTTGCTGGTGTGAGGGGAGGTGTGAGCATGGACGATTCGGTTCCGGAAGGGGATCACGGCTCGTCACCCGGGGCGTCCGGCGGTCCCGGGGCGTCCGGCGGTGACGAGACCGT includes these proteins:
- a CDS encoding SDR family oxidoreductase → MARTTYEIPDQAGKLAVVTGASDGLGLEIAVRLASAGAELVLPVRNRRKGAAAVDRIREAAPGAAVSLADLDLASLESVGALGDRLLAQGRPIHLLLNNAAVMTPPTRHETQDGFELQFGTNFLGHFALTARILPLLREASARVTSMSALAARAGSFRWDDLQYQDSYAPMKAYAQSKLAQMLFALELDRRSRAAGWGIVSNTAHPGLTATNLQASGWNMGTDRINLRTRSFRAAPRFVPFLVQWPDRGALPPLYAATSPDARGGAFYGPDGFAHLTGGPAEEPLYRSAGDHEAAARIWAEAERLAGVGFPAAATAH